A genomic window from Brassica oleracea var. oleracea cultivar TO1000 chromosome C8, BOL, whole genome shotgun sequence includes:
- the LOC106307455 gene encoding probable WRKY transcription factor 70, with product MDIANNNKAITLKARDQLVQGREVATELQQLLFQHGLGLDSADDLVAKILGSFNNSISALDSLEPVSSSSSLVTAVEGSQNASCDNDGKLEDSGDSRKRLGPVKGKRGCYKRKKRSETWTVESTVLEDAFSWRKYGQKEILNAKFPRSYFRCTHKFTQGCKATKQVQKLEPESKMFNITYIGNHTCNTKEVAPKIKPCVHHDEIIMHSEDSPSLTTTMKEEEENQHHGSSTESDLQLVWQEILVCEEEHLHHHHVAIYGCGETSANGLDSTDLWSW from the exons ATGGATATTGCTAATAATAACAAAGCAATAACGCTAAAAGCTAGGGACCAACTCGTTCAAGGCCGTGAGGTGGCCACTGAGCTTCAGCAACTCCTCTTTCAACATGGGTTGGGTCTTGACTCAGCGGATGATCTGGTGGCTAAAATCTTGGGATCTTTCAATAACTCAATCTCTGCTCTTGATTCCTTAGAACCCGTCTCCTCCTCCTCCTCTCTTGTCACCGCCGTTGAAGGCTCTCAAAATGCTTCCTGCGACAACGACGGCAAGCTTGAGGATTCCGGTGATAGTCGGAAAAGACTTGGACCCGTTAAGGGTAAAAGAGGATGCTACAAAAGAAA GAAAAGATCGGAGACGTGGACTGTAGAGTCGACCGTACTTGAGGACGCATTTTCATGGAGGAAGTATGGACAAAAGGAGATTCTTAATGCCAAATTCCCAAG AAGTTACTTTCGGTGCACACATAAATTCACACAAGGGTGCAAGGCAACAAAGCAAGTGCAGAAGCTAGAGCCCGAATCCAAGATGTTCAACATCACATACATAGGAAACCACACGTGTAACACCAAAGAAGTAGCACCCAAGATCAAGCCTTGTGTTCATCATGATGAGATCATTATGCATTCTGAAGATAGTCCTAGTTTGACGACCACGATGAAGGAAGAGGAAGAGAATCAGCATCATGGTTCTTCCACTGAGAGTGACTTGCAATTAGTGTGGCAAGAAATATTGGTCTGTGAAGAAGAACATCTTCATCATCATCATGTCGCTATTTATGGGTGTGGTGAAACTAGTGCCAATGGTTTGGATTCCACAGATCTTTGGAGTTGGTAG
- the LOC106307456 gene encoding two-component response regulator ARR17 isoform X2 has product MEEELHVLAVDDNLIDRKLVERILKISSCKVTTAENGIRALEYLGLGDPQQTDSPSTNNVIKVNLIITDYCMPGMTGFELLKIVKESSNLKEVPVVILSSENIPTRINKCLASGAQMFMQKPLKLSDVEKLKCHLLNCRS; this is encoded by the exons ATGGAGGAAGAGCTCCATGTTTTAGCAGTAGATGACAATCTCATTGACCGTAAACTTGTGGAGAGAATCCTCAAGATCTCTTCTTGCAAAG TGACAACAGCAGAAAATGGGATCAGAGCATTGGAGTACTTAGGCTTGGGAGATCCACAACAGACTGATTCACCAAGTACCAACAAT GTTATTAAGGTGAATCTTATCATAACTGATTACTGTATGCCAGGGATGACAGGTTTTGAGCTGCTCAAGATAGTAAAG GAATCGTCGAATCTAAAGGAAGTACCTGTTGTGATATTGTCATCAGAGAACATTCCTACTCGCATCAACAA ATGTTTAGCCAGCGGAGCTCAGATGTTTATGCAGAAGCCACTGAAACTATCGGATGTAGAGAAACTCAAGTGTCATCTCTTAAACTGCAGAAGCTGA
- the LOC106307456 gene encoding two-component response regulator ARR17 isoform X1 — translation MEEELHVLAVDDNLIDRKLVERILKISSCKVTTAENGIRALEYLGLGDPQQTDSPSTNNVIKVNLIITDYCMPGMTGFELLKIVKQESSNLKEVPVVILSSENIPTRINKCLASGAQMFMQKPLKLSDVEKLKCHLLNCRS, via the exons ATGGAGGAAGAGCTCCATGTTTTAGCAGTAGATGACAATCTCATTGACCGTAAACTTGTGGAGAGAATCCTCAAGATCTCTTCTTGCAAAG TGACAACAGCAGAAAATGGGATCAGAGCATTGGAGTACTTAGGCTTGGGAGATCCACAACAGACTGATTCACCAAGTACCAACAAT GTTATTAAGGTGAATCTTATCATAACTGATTACTGTATGCCAGGGATGACAGGTTTTGAGCTGCTCAAGATAGTAAAG CAGGAATCGTCGAATCTAAAGGAAGTACCTGTTGTGATATTGTCATCAGAGAACATTCCTACTCGCATCAACAA ATGTTTAGCCAGCGGAGCTCAGATGTTTATGCAGAAGCCACTGAAACTATCGGATGTAGAGAAACTCAAGTGTCATCTCTTAAACTGCAGAAGCTGA
- the LOC106311847 gene encoding probable LRR receptor-like serine/threonine-protein kinase IRK, whose protein sequence is MNKVSIFTILFLSVALAFPPPARSLDPPLNDDVLGLVAFKSDLRDPDQKLASWNEDDYTPCAWNGVKCHPRTNRVTELTLDGFSLSGRIGRGLLQLQSLHKLSLSNNNLTGTVNPNLISSLVSLKVVDLSGNGLSGSLPGGFFRQCGSLRAFSVAENKLTGKIPVSVGSCSSLASLNLSSNGFSGSMPLGIWSLNTLRSLDLSRNELEGEFGTKIGRLNNLRAIDLSRNRLSGPIPSEIGSCMLLKSVDLSENALSGSLPDTFQQLSLCYYLNLGRNLLEGEVPKWIGEMRSLESLDLSMNKFSGEVPVSIGNLLRLKVLNFSGNGFIGSLPESTGNCVNLMALDVSGNSLTGKLPVWLFQDGNCTGRIKKIQVLDLSSNSFSGVIGAGFGGLRDLQGLNLSRNSLTGSIPSTIGDLKHLGVLDLSHNQLNGTVPRETGGAFSLEELRLENNMLDGTIPSSIKNCSSLQSLILSHNKLQGAIPPEMARLTNLQEVDLSFNELTGTLPKQLANLGYLHTFNISHNRLSGELPAGGLFNGISPDSVSGNQGICGAVVNKSCPAVSPKPIVLNPNATFDPDSGEATPLGAVGHKRILLSISSLIAISAAAAIVVGVIAITVLNLRVRATTVSRSAVPIAFSGGDDFSRSPTTDSNSGKLVMFSGEPDFSTGTHALLNKDCELGRGGFGAVYRTVIRDEYPVAIKKLTVSSLVKSQEEFEREVKKLGKLRHTNLVKLEGYYWTTSLQLLIYEFLSGGSLYKHLHEAPGGSSTLSWNDRFNVILGTAKCLAYLHQSNIIHYNIKSSNVLLDSSGEPKVGDYGLARLLPMLDRYVLSSKIQSALGYMAPEFACRTVKITEKCDVYGFGVLVLEVVTGKKPVEYMEDDVVVLCDMVREALEDGRAEECIDLRLQGKFPVEEAVAVIKLGLICTSQVPSSRPHMGEAVNILRMIRCPSGSSDELGSS, encoded by the exons ATGAATAAAGTTTCGATTTTTACAATCCTTTTCCTGTCGGTGGCCTTGGCTTTTCCACCTCCGGCGAGATCTCTAGACCCGCCGCTAAACGACGACGTTTTGGGCCTCGTTGCGTTCAAGTCCGACTTGCGAGATCCGGACCAAAAGCTCGCGTCTTGGAACGAAGACGACTACACTCCTTGCGCCTGGAACGGAGTCAAGTGCCACCCGCGGACGAATCGCGTCACCGAGCTAACCCTCGACGGGTTCTCTCTCTCCGGTCGTATAGGCCGCGGACTGCTCCAGCTCCAGTCTCTTCACAAGCTCTCTCTCTCCAACAACAACCTCACCGGAACCGTTAACCCCAACTTGATTTCGAGTCTCGTGAGCCTCAAAGTTGTCGACTTGAGCGGTAATGGGCTTTCCGGTTCGCTTCCCGGTGGGTTTTTCCGACAATGTGGGTCGTTAAGGGCCTTTTCCGTGGCCGAGAACAAGCTTACCGGGAAGATACCGGTTAGTGTAGGGTCGTGTTCGTCTCTCGCTTCTTTGAACTTGTCTTCGAATGGATTCTCTGGTTCGATGCCTTTAGGGATTTGGAGTTTGAACACTCTCAGGTCTCTTGATTTGTCGAGGAACGAGTTGGAAGGAGAGTTTGGGACGAAGATAGGGAGGCTGAACAACTTGCGAGCGATTGATTTGAGTAGGAACAGGTTGTCTGGTCCCATCCCTAGCGAGATTGGGAGCTGTATGTTGCTGAAGAGTGTTGATCTCAGTGAGAACGCTCTGTCAGGGAGCTTGCCAGACACGTTTCAGCAGCTGAGTTTGTGTTATTATCTTAACTTGGGGAGGAATCTGCTAGAAGGTGAGGTTCCTAAGTGGATTGGTGAGATGAGGAGTCTTGAAAGTTTGGATCTTTCGATGAATAAGTTCTCAGGGGAGGTTCCAGTCTCCATTGGTAATCTTCTGCGGCTGAAAGTTCTCAACTTTTCTGGTAACGGGTTTATTGGTAGCTTGCCTGAGTCTACAGGGAACTGTGTTAACCTCATGGCATTAGATGTTAGTGGGAATTCACTGACCGGGAAGCTCCCGGTTTGGTTATTTCAAGATGGTAACTGTACTGGACGTATCAAGAAGATTCAGGTGTTGGATTTGTCAAGCAATTCTTTCTCTGGTGTGATTGGAGCTGGTTTTGGGGGTCTTAGGGACTTGCAGGGTTTGAATCTGTCGAGAAACTCTCTTACTGGCTCTATCCCAAGTACCATTGGGGATCTAAAGCATTTGGGGGTCCTGGATTTGAGTCACAATCAGCTTAATGGAACAGTTCCTAGAGAAACCGGTGGAGCTTTTTCTCTGGAAGAGCTGAGACTTGAAAACAACATGTTGGATGGAACTATCCCTTCTTCCATCAAGAACTGCAGCTCACTTCAGTCTTT GATCCTGTCACACAACAAGCTCCAAGGCGCAATTCCACCAGAGATGGCAAGACTCACAAACCTCCAAGAAGTGGACTTATCATTCAACGAACTAACCGGAACCCTTCCTAAACAGTTAGCTAACCTCGGTTACCTCCACACCTTCAACATATCTCACAACCGTCTCTCCGGAGAGCTCCCAGCAGGCGGACTCTTCAACGGCATCTCCCCTGATTCCGTCTCAGGAAACCAAGGAATCTGCGGTGCCGTTGTCAACAAGTCATGCCCCGCCGTCTCGCCTAAACCGATCGTCTTGAATCCCAACGCAACTTTTGATCCCGACTCCGGTGAAGCGACGCCTCTTGGTGCTGTCGGTCACAAAAGAATACTACTTAGTATCTCTTCCTTGATAGCAATCAGTGCTGCTGCAGCCATTGTGGTTGGTGTGATAGCCATCACGGTGCTTAACCTGAGAGTGAGGGCTACAACGGTTTCAAGATCAGCTGTGCCGATCGCTTTCTCTGGAGGAGATGACTTCAGCAGATCTCCCACGACTGATAGCAACTCAGGGAAGCTTGTTATGTTCTCTGGTGAACCTGATTTCAGCACTGGGACACATGCTTTGCTTAACAAAGACTGTGAGCTAGGGAGAGGCGGGTTTGGAGCTGTGTACAGAACAGTTATCAGAGATGAGTATCCTGTGGCTATCAAGAAGCTCACTGTCTCGAGTCTTGTCAAGTCGCAGGAAGAGTTTGAGAGAGAGGTGAAGAAGCTTGGGAAGCTCAGACATACTAATCTTGTTAAGCTCGAAGGCTATTACTGGACAACGTCTCTTCAGCTACTTATCTACGAGTTCCTCTCTGGTGGGAGTTTATACAAACACTTGCACGAAGCACCGGGAGGTAGCAGTACCCTTTCGTGGAACGATCGGTTCAATGTGATCCTCGGTACAGCGAAATGCTTAGCTTACTTGCACCAGTCAAACATCATCCACTACAACATCAAATCGAGCAACGTCTTGCTTGACAGCTCTGGCGAGCCTAAAGTGGGGGATTACGGGTTAGCGAGGCTGTTGCCGATGCTAGACAGGTACGTCCTGAGCAGCAAGATACAGAGTGCGTTGGGATACATGGCTCCGGAGTTTGCTTGCAGAACGGTGAAGATCACAGAGAAATGCGATGTGTATGGGTTCGGAGTGTTGGTTCTTGAAGTGGTTACGGGTAAGAAGCCTGTGGAGTATATGGAAGATGATGTTGTGGTTCTTTGCGATATGGTGAGAGAGGCACTTGAAGATGGAAGAGCAGAGGAATGTATTGATCTGAGGCTGCAGGGGAAGTTTCCTGTAGAGGAAGCTGTTGCTGTGATAAAGCTAGGACTGATTTGCACTTCTCAGGTTCCATCGAGTAGACCGCATATGGGAGAAGCTGTTAACATATTGAGAATGATCAGGTGTCCTTCAGGAAGCTCAGACGAGTTGGGATCGAGTTGA
- the LOC106310853 gene encoding superoxide dismutase [Mn] 2, mitochondrial, producing the protein MSIVVSIILLTVFAMSIDVGTGKSTTMDPCLESMKTASLPDLPYAYDALEPAISEEIMRLHHQKHHQTYVTNYNKALEHLRSALADGDHSSVVKLQSQIKFNGGGHVNHAIFWKNLAPVHEGGGKPPHDPLSSAIDAHFGSLEELMQKMNTEGAAVQGSGWVWFGLDKELKRLVVETTANQDPLVTKGSHLVPLVGIDVWEHAYYPQYKNARAEYLKNIWTVINWKYASDIFVKHNRDLNEF; encoded by the exons ATGAGCATCGTTGTTTCTATCATCCTCCTTACTGTTTTCGCTATGAGCATTGACGTTGGAACAGGAAAAAGTACCACCATGGACCCGTGTCTTGAGTCGATGAAGACCGCTTCACTTCCTGATCTTCCCTACGCTTACGATGCACTAGAGCCAGCGATCAGCGAGGAGATCATGCGGTTGCACCACCAGAAACACCACCAGACTTACGTTACTAATTACAACAAAGCCCTCGAACATCTCCGCTCCGCCTTGGCCGATGGTGATCACTCCTCCGTCGTCAAACTTCAGAGCCAAATCAAGTTCAACGGCGGAG GTCACGTTAACCATGCAATCTTCTGGAAAAACCTAGCCCCTGTTCAT GAAGGAGGTGGTAAGCCACCGCACGATCCTTTGTCTTCGGCTATAGATGCTCATTTTGGCTCCTTAGAAGAATTAATGCAAAAGATGAACACCGAAGGTGCTGCTGTGCAGGGATCTGGATGGGTG TGGTTTGGACTAGACAAAGAGCTAAAGAGACTTGTCGTTGAGACCACAGCTAATCAG GATCCATTGGTGACTAAAGGATCACACCTGGTTCCTCTTGTCGGAATAGACGTATGGGAGCACGCCTACTATCCACAG TACAAAAATGCAAGAGCAGAGTACTTGAAGAACATATGGACTGTGATCAACTGGAAATACGCTTCGGACATATTCGTGAAGCACAACCGAGATCTAAACGAGTTTTAG